One part of the Desulfonema ishimotonii genome encodes these proteins:
- a CDS encoding 2-oxoglutarate dehydrogenase E1 component, whose amino-acid sequence MNIPETLNQNYIDEQYQLWKKDPDAVSKDWRFFFEGFEIADRGGLTETVRPEPRPPMEPSAEAAEAILPEAACTLDKALLQSRVEALKYRYRDLGHLLSCLDPLAACPTGHPLLDLSAFGLTPDDLNTEFYTHRFAETESAPLKQIIRELRETYCRSVGVEYMHLQDPSERRWLQDRMEPVRNQPELSREEKLRILNKLYQSALFESWLHKKYMGQTRFSLEGADALIPMMDALVLHASENGVTEIILGMAHRGRLNVLSNVLYKPYEEIFREFVNSYNPESLVGAGDVKYHNGYLTDVRLANQRKMRIFMVNNPSHLESVDPVVEGVAHARQDMLNGERRNQVLPVLIHGDAAFAGQGVVTETLNLSQLEGYKTEGTIHIIINNQIGYTTLPENARSTRYSTDVAKMLMVPVFHVHGENPEAVIHVIRLAHEYRRAFGKDVVIDMVCYRRFGHNEGDEPYFSQPQMYDRIRERPPLYKLYTEKLLESGEVEKDTVEQIENSMNQCLEEAFQTAGDNPRVFPTPFFFENWKALTGNYTHDPLETGVDRDQLIALARQLNTLPTGFTPHPKLKRLLAKRLETVESGRGIDWATAEALAFASLLSEGHFVRLSGQDCARGTFSQRHSVLMDHKTGAAHTPLQMVCTGEATFTVLNSSLSEAGVLGFDYGYSIVRPDGLTLWEAQFGDFVNNAQGVIDLYIASGESKWQRLSGLVMLLPHGWEGLGPEHSSARPERFLQLCAHDNMQVCNPTTPAQYFHLLRRQVKSPWRKPLIIMAPKSLLRHPEAVSDSDDLASGSFQEVIDDDARIEKPRRVIFCSGKIYFQILQRRETLKAYDMAIVRIEQFYPFPQAQLEKIVEKYKKAEQWFWVQEGPENMEGWRFMEPRLRKLIGKDLIYVGREASASPATGFANIYKQEQGSIPDRAIGQLSGIQAG is encoded by the coding sequence ATGAATATCCCCGAAACACTGAACCAGAACTATATCGACGAACAATATCAGTTGTGGAAAAAAGACCCGGATGCGGTTTCAAAAGACTGGCGCTTCTTCTTTGAAGGCTTTGAAATAGCAGACAGAGGCGGTCTGACCGAAACGGTCCGGCCCGAACCCCGCCCCCCGATGGAACCGTCGGCCGAGGCTGCGGAGGCCATCCTGCCCGAAGCGGCCTGTACCCTGGATAAGGCCCTGTTACAGTCCCGTGTGGAAGCGCTCAAGTACCGGTATCGGGATCTGGGCCACCTGCTTTCCTGCCTTGACCCCCTGGCAGCCTGCCCCACCGGTCACCCCCTGCTGGATCTCTCCGCGTTCGGTCTGACGCCGGATGACCTGAACACCGAATTTTACACCCACCGGTTTGCCGAAACAGAGAGTGCGCCGCTGAAACAGATTATCCGGGAACTGCGGGAGACCTATTGCCGCTCTGTGGGCGTGGAGTATATGCACCTTCAGGACCCGTCCGAACGGCGATGGCTTCAGGATCGCATGGAGCCGGTCCGCAATCAGCCGGAACTGAGCCGGGAGGAGAAGCTCCGCATCCTGAACAAGCTTTACCAGTCCGCCCTGTTTGAAAGCTGGCTGCACAAAAAATATATGGGGCAGACCCGGTTTTCACTGGAAGGGGCCGACGCCCTGATTCCCATGATGGACGCCCTGGTGCTGCACGCATCGGAAAATGGCGTGACGGAAATCATCCTAGGCATGGCCCACCGGGGGCGGCTCAACGTCCTGAGCAACGTCCTGTACAAGCCCTATGAGGAGATCTTCCGGGAGTTCGTCAACAGCTACAACCCGGAAAGCCTGGTGGGCGCAGGCGATGTCAAATACCACAACGGCTATCTCACGGATGTCCGGCTGGCCAATCAGAGGAAAATGCGGATTTTCATGGTCAACAACCCCAGCCATCTGGAGTCGGTGGACCCGGTCGTGGAGGGCGTGGCCCATGCGCGGCAGGATATGCTGAACGGCGAAAGGCGGAATCAGGTGCTGCCGGTGCTGATCCACGGGGACGCAGCCTTTGCCGGGCAGGGCGTGGTCACGGAAACCCTGAACCTCTCCCAGCTGGAGGGGTACAAAACCGAGGGCACGATCCACATTATCATCAACAACCAGATCGGCTACACCACTTTGCCGGAAAACGCCCGCTCCACGCGCTATTCCACGGATGTGGCCAAGATGCTCATGGTTCCCGTCTTCCATGTTCACGGCGAAAATCCCGAAGCCGTGATCCATGTGATCCGGCTGGCCCACGAATACCGCAGGGCATTTGGCAAGGATGTGGTGATCGACATGGTCTGCTACCGCCGGTTCGGCCATAACGAGGGGGATGAACCCTATTTCAGCCAGCCTCAGATGTATGACCGCATCCGGGAGCGCCCGCCTCTTTATAAGCTGTACACGGAAAAACTGCTGGAAAGCGGCGAGGTGGAAAAGGATACGGTTGAACAGATCGAAAACAGCATGAATCAGTGTCTGGAAGAGGCGTTTCAGACGGCAGGGGATAATCCCCGCGTCTTTCCGACCCCCTTTTTCTTTGAGAACTGGAAGGCGCTTACCGGAAATTACACCCACGATCCCCTTGAAACCGGGGTGGACAGGGATCAGCTGATCGCCCTGGCCCGGCAGCTCAACACCCTGCCGACGGGATTTACCCCCCATCCCAAGCTGAAACGCCTGCTGGCAAAGCGTCTGGAAACCGTGGAATCGGGCAGGGGCATTGACTGGGCCACTGCCGAAGCCCTGGCCTTTGCCTCCCTGCTGTCCGAGGGGCATTTTGTCCGCCTGAGCGGTCAGGATTGCGCCAGGGGCACCTTCAGCCAGCGCCACAGCGTCCTCATGGATCACAAAACCGGGGCCGCCCATACGCCGCTGCAAATGGTCTGCACCGGGGAGGCGACCTTTACCGTACTCAACAGCTCCCTGTCCGAAGCCGGGGTGCTGGGATTTGACTACGGGTATTCCATTGTGCGGCCCGATGGCCTGACCCTGTGGGAGGCCCAGTTCGGCGATTTTGTCAACAACGCCCAGGGCGTCATTGACCTTTATATTGCCAGCGGTGAATCCAAATGGCAGCGCCTGAGCGGGCTGGTCATGCTCCTGCCTCACGGCTGGGAGGGGCTGGGGCCTGAGCATTCCAGCGCACGTCCGGAGCGTTTTCTCCAGTTGTGTGCCCATGACAACATGCAGGTCTGCAACCCGACCACACCGGCCCAGTATTTTCATCTGCTTCGCAGACAGGTGAAAAGCCCCTGGCGCAAGCCGCTTATTATCATGGCTCCCAAAAGCCTGCTCCGCCACCCCGAAGCGGTGTCCGATTCGGACGATCTGGCTTCCGGCAGCTTTCAGGAGGTGATCGACGACGATGCCCGCATTGAGAAACCGCGCCGGGTCATCTTTTGCAGCGGAAAGATCTATTTCCAGATTCTGCAACGCCGGGAGACCCTGAAGGCCTACGACATGGCCATTGTGCGGATTGAGCAGTTTTACCCATTTCCCCAGGCGCAACTGGAAAAAATCGTGGAGAAATATAAAAAAGCCGAACAGTGGTTCTGGGTTCAGGAGGGGCCGGAGAATATGGAGGGCTGGCGGTTTATGGAACCGCGCCTGCGGAAGCTCATCGGCAAGGATCTGATCTATGTGGGCCGCGAGGCCTCGGCCAGTCCGGCCACCGGCTTTGCCAACATCTACAAACAGGAACAGGGGAGCATCCCGGACCGCGCCATCGGCCAGCTTTCGGGGATTCAGGCGGGATAA
- a CDS encoding alpha/beta hydrolase, which produces MPMEQAVYFHNNQGEKLAGTLHRPEQPSDAGIILGHCFTCSRHTSVLRDIARHLNGKGITTLRFDFSGNGQSEGDFAQTSYTKHIREMKAAADFLAGQGVVRFGLAGHSMGAAIAMLAASVIRDVRAVCTLAGRLGGSDATKLFTREQMARLEKTGTVSFTSRGRNLALSENFFSDLRRYNLPETVAECKVPLLVVHGDRDEIIPAENARQAKTLNPATELVIIPGADHMFMNPEHRAQIAKRVAGWFERHMA; this is translated from the coding sequence ATGCCAATGGAACAAGCGGTTTATTTCCACAATAACCAGGGGGAAAAGCTCGCCGGAACCCTTCACCGACCGGAGCAGCCCTCTGATGCCGGTATCATTCTGGGCCACTGTTTCACCTGCTCCCGGCACACCTCAGTCCTCCGGGACATTGCCAGACATCTTAACGGAAAGGGCATCACAACGCTCCGGTTCGACTTTTCCGGGAATGGCCAGAGCGAAGGGGATTTTGCCCAGACCTCCTACACCAAACACATTCGCGAAATGAAGGCCGCAGCCGACTTCCTGGCCGGGCAGGGCGTGGTCCGTTTCGGACTGGCGGGCCACAGCATGGGGGCCGCCATTGCCATGCTGGCCGCTTCGGTTATCAGAGATGTCCGGGCTGTCTGCACGCTGGCCGGGCGTCTGGGCGGCTCGGATGCCACGAAACTGTTCACCCGCGAGCAGATGGCCCGGCTTGAGAAAACCGGGACGGTATCGTTCACCAGCCGGGGACGTAATCTGGCGCTTTCTGAAAATTTCTTTTCCGATCTCCGCCGGTACAACCTCCCCGAAACCGTGGCCGAATGTAAAGTGCCCCTGCTGGTGGTCCACGGCGACCGGGACGAGATCATTCCGGCGGAAAATGCGCGGCAGGCCAAAACCCTCAATCCTGCGACAGAGCTGGTGATCATCCCCGGTGCCGACCACATGTTTATGAACCCGGAACACCGGGCGCAGATTGCAAAACGGGTGGCAGGCTGGTTTGAACGCCATATGGCCTGA
- a CDS encoding ISAzo13-like element transposase-related protein, translated as MCRCHPVCFLPGVLRLSIDTKATIKIGQFSRGGYNRQGAKAVDHDFKPDTKLRLFGIHIPEKDENHLYFTESNVTADFMADAMEDLWSAPETDELHTITINANNGPENSSRRTQFIRRIIGFAESKSADVSLACYPPYHSKYNPIERVRGVLENHWRGELLNSADKVIRLAKTMTWKGKNPVVRLMEGVYETGVRLSESAMKTYEKMLNRLSGLENWFVDIFTFDQ; from the coding sequence ATGTGCCGATGCCATCCGGTGTGTTTTCTGCCCGGGGTTCTGCGACTGAGTATCGACACAAAGGCAACAATAAAAATCGGGCAGTTTTCAAGAGGCGGCTATAATCGGCAAGGGGCAAAAGCGGTCGATCACGATTTCAAGCCTGACACAAAACTCAGGCTGTTCGGAATCCATATCCCCGAAAAGGACGAAAACCATTTATATTTCACGGAAAGCAACGTTACTGCCGATTTTATGGCAGATGCCATGGAAGATCTGTGGTCAGCACCTGAAACAGATGAACTGCATACGATAACGATTAATGCTAATAACGGGCCGGAAAACAGTAGCCGTCGTACGCAGTTCATCAGGCGGATCATCGGGTTTGCCGAAAGTAAATCCGCTGATGTCAGCCTGGCCTGTTACCCGCCCTATCATAGTAAATACAACCCGATAGAACGCGTCCGGGGCGTATTGGAAAACCATTGGCGCGGAGAGCTGTTAAACAGCGCTGATAAGGTCATCAGATTAGCAAAAACCATGACCTGGAAAGGTAAGAATCCTGTCGTCAGACTCATGGAAGGGGTTTATGAAACAGGTGTCCGATTGTCAGAGAGCGCAATGAAAACATATGAAAAAATGCTAAACCGACTCTCAGGTCTGGAAAATTGGTTTGTTGATATTTTCACTTTTGATCAATAA
- a CDS encoding Lrp/AsnC ligand binding domain-containing protein, with the protein MKILNSLKEAFRGRQNKRPVKSFRENQENEEAFDSRDLGLREVEVEKIVGSVGRYQDFDSKFRLRNGLPPERLTRIKEAVRDGRPLPPVVLYQIKDEYYIVDGNHRVSVAKERGWKAIHARILEFLPTRKTLENVLYREKLDFIEKAGVTEQIRLTEVGQYSYLLEQIEEHRQSLEQVKGNTVAFQTAARDWHKTIYLPFIRIIEKSHLVAAFPKRTFADLYVYVSMHQWKKGQDRSYGIGLDQVIPKNMEEFRAKMAEKKGFEFPEMKRMITAFVLISVSVGEEYKIMEKIFAFDEVREIHDVPGEFDLIAKIVIERDWLSSDSEVIGYFIYRSIRKIPGVVKTQTLIPTLSKQK; encoded by the coding sequence ATGAAGATTCTCAATAGTCTCAAAGAGGCCTTCAGGGGCCGTCAGAACAAAAGGCCGGTCAAGAGTTTCAGGGAAAATCAGGAAAATGAGGAGGCGTTTGACTCCCGTGATCTGGGGCTGAGGGAGGTTGAGGTCGAAAAGATTGTCGGCAGTGTGGGCCGGTATCAGGACTTTGATAGCAAATTCCGTCTCCGGAACGGTCTGCCGCCCGAACGGCTGACGCGCATCAAGGAGGCGGTCCGTGACGGCAGGCCGCTGCCGCCGGTGGTCCTCTATCAGATCAAGGATGAATATTATATTGTGGACGGCAATCACCGGGTTTCGGTGGCCAAGGAACGGGGCTGGAAGGCCATCCACGCCAGAATTCTGGAATTTCTCCCCACGCGGAAAACCCTTGAAAATGTCCTCTACCGCGAAAAACTCGATTTCATTGAAAAAGCCGGTGTGACAGAGCAGATCCGCCTGACCGAGGTGGGACAATATTCCTACCTGCTGGAACAGATTGAGGAACACCGGCAGTCACTGGAACAGGTCAAGGGCAATACCGTTGCCTTTCAGACGGCAGCCAGGGACTGGCATAAAACCATTTATCTGCCGTTTATCCGCATCATTGAAAAGAGCCATCTGGTCGCGGCCTTTCCCAAACGGACCTTTGCGGACCTTTATGTCTATGTGTCCATGCACCAGTGGAAAAAGGGACAGGACCGGAGCTACGGTATCGGGCTGGACCAGGTGATTCCGAAGAATATGGAGGAATTCCGGGCCAAAATGGCGGAAAAAAAGGGGTTCGAGTTCCCTGAGATGAAGCGCATGATTACGGCCTTTGTGCTCATCTCCGTCAGCGTCGGTGAGGAATATAAGATTATGGAAAAAATTTTTGCCTTTGATGAGGTCAGGGAGATCCACGACGTGCCGGGGGAATTCGACCTCATTGCCAAAATTGTCATAGAACGGGACTGGCTCAGCTCGGATTCGGAGGTGATCGGCTATTTTATCTACAGGTCCATCCGAAAGATCCCCGGCGTGGTCAAGACCCAGACCCTGATCCCCACGCTGTCAAAGCAGAAATAG
- a CDS encoding metallophosphoesterase family protein, translated as MKILTISDRVEPVLYNEFNAEMFTGIDFVLSCGDLPPEYLSFITSRLNAPLYYVRGNHDIRYDTKPPEGCIDLDGRLIRHGSLRLLGLEGSRWYNGNPNQYTEPQMRQKLWKLRPRLWWWKGADIIITHAPPRHIHDGEDLCHRGFRCFHGLIDRYAPQYFIHGHIHKTFTHPSQRMTHISTTTVLNTFGYHIITDAHEDSQ; from the coding sequence ATGAAAATATTAACGATCTCGGACCGCGTTGAGCCGGTACTGTATAACGAGTTCAACGCTGAAATGTTTACGGGGATTGACTTTGTTCTCTCCTGCGGCGATTTGCCGCCGGAATATCTTTCTTTTATCACCTCACGGCTCAACGCCCCGCTTTACTACGTCCGGGGCAATCACGATATCCGCTATGATACCAAACCGCCTGAAGGCTGTATTGACCTGGATGGCCGACTGATCAGGCACGGCAGCCTCCGCCTTCTCGGACTGGAGGGATCTCGCTGGTACAACGGGAATCCGAATCAGTACACCGAGCCTCAGATGCGGCAGAAACTGTGGAAGTTGCGGCCCAGGCTCTGGTGGTGGAAGGGGGCGGATATTATCATCACCCACGCCCCGCCCCGGCACATCCACGATGGCGAAGACCTGTGTCACCGGGGCTTCCGGTGTTTTCACGGACTGATTGACCGCTATGCACCGCAGTATTTCATCCACGGCCATATTCACAAAACATTTACCCATCCTTCCCAGCGGATGACACATATCAGCACCACAACGGTGTTAAACACATTCGGATACCATATTATCACAGATGCCCATGAAGATTCTCAATAG
- the acs gene encoding acetate--CoA ligase alpha subunit, which produces MNSIEPIINPQSIAIVGASNRPGSVGFATITNLLRAGFKGVLYPVHPKAKSVQGVKAYPTITAIPDEVDLAVIIVGAELVPGIVEEAARKQVKGCMIISAGFKEVGGRGAELEAQIQQTVRETGIRVIGPNCLGMINTNENFSMNASFARLMPRRGNIAFISQSGALCTSVLDVAAGRDIGFSKFISFGNKADVNEVDFLEYLKDDPDTDLILMYLESISDGHAFMKVAREITFQKGKPLLVVKSGRSQEGARAAASHTGSLAGSDATYDAIFYQSGIQRVESINELFHYASAFSKQPMPKGNRVAIITNAGGPGIMATDAAIRYGLTLARLSDSTHEILRKNLPDTASLSNPVDVIGDATHERYETAIRAVLMDENVDGAIVILTPQAMTDILETAQILPKVAQDVDKPILGSFMGLVDVSEGIRFLEEHGVPNYIFPEAAARAMSSMVRFSERLSTRNQRRDLPEFPVERTQVAAIIREKLGDKDKYCMPEAEANELLRCYDFPMLKSRLLRDPSEIEAAVEQVHPPVVMKIVSQDILHKSDAGGVRVGLTSLEEIRQAYDEIIANAKCYKADARIDGIFMVEMARQGVEVILGATKDPSFGPLCMFGLGGVFVEVMKDVTFRLAPMWELSAENMVRGIKGFKILQGVRGNPPSDITAIKNCILRLSQLVSDHPEIAEMDINPLIVYPEGQGCVVADSRIILARPAGK; this is translated from the coding sequence ATGAATTCAATTGAACCCATCATCAATCCGCAGTCCATTGCTATTGTCGGTGCAAGCAACCGTCCGGGAAGTGTCGGATTTGCCACGATCACCAATCTTCTGAGGGCCGGATTCAAAGGCGTACTCTATCCGGTCCACCCCAAGGCAAAGTCTGTCCAGGGAGTCAAAGCATATCCGACAATTACAGCTATCCCGGATGAGGTGGATCTGGCTGTTATTATCGTGGGTGCGGAACTGGTGCCGGGCATTGTTGAAGAGGCAGCCCGGAAACAGGTGAAAGGCTGTATGATTATCAGTGCCGGGTTCAAAGAGGTCGGGGGGCGTGGCGCCGAACTTGAGGCTCAGATTCAACAGACGGTCAGAGAGACCGGAATCCGGGTTATCGGTCCCAATTGCCTGGGGATGATCAACACCAATGAAAATTTTTCCATGAACGCCAGCTTTGCCCGCCTCATGCCCAGGCGGGGCAACATCGCCTTTATCTCTCAGTCCGGTGCATTGTGTACATCGGTTCTGGATGTGGCGGCCGGCCGCGATATCGGATTTTCCAAATTCATCAGTTTTGGCAACAAGGCCGACGTTAACGAGGTTGATTTTCTTGAATATCTCAAAGACGACCCGGATACGGACCTGATCCTCATGTACCTGGAGAGCATTTCCGACGGACATGCGTTCATGAAGGTTGCCAGGGAGATTACCTTTCAGAAAGGCAAGCCGCTTCTGGTGGTCAAATCCGGTCGATCACAGGAAGGGGCCCGGGCGGCTGCGTCTCATACGGGGTCTCTGGCCGGGTCCGACGCCACCTATGACGCCATCTTCTACCAGAGCGGCATCCAGCGGGTGGAGAGCATTAACGAGCTTTTCCACTACGCATCGGCCTTTTCAAAACAGCCCATGCCCAAAGGCAACCGGGTTGCCATCATTACCAACGCAGGCGGCCCCGGCATCATGGCGACGGACGCGGCCATCCGTTATGGCCTGACGCTTGCCCGGCTTTCTGATTCGACCCATGAGATACTCAGAAAGAACCTGCCCGATACCGCCAGCCTCAGCAACCCCGTGGATGTGATCGGGGATGCCACCCATGAGCGCTATGAGACCGCCATCCGGGCCGTACTCATGGACGAAAATGTGGACGGGGCGATTGTGATTCTGACGCCGCAGGCCATGACCGATATCCTGGAAACCGCACAGATTCTGCCCAAGGTGGCTCAGGATGTGGACAAGCCGATTCTCGGTTCGTTCATGGGGCTGGTCGATGTATCTGAGGGCATTCGTTTTCTGGAGGAACACGGTGTGCCCAACTATATTTTTCCGGAAGCGGCCGCACGGGCCATGTCCTCTATGGTGCGGTTCAGTGAAAGGCTGTCAACCCGGAATCAGCGGCGGGATCTTCCGGAATTTCCGGTGGAACGTACACAGGTCGCCGCCATCATCAGGGAAAAACTGGGAGACAAAGACAAATACTGTATGCCGGAGGCGGAGGCCAATGAACTGCTCAGATGTTACGACTTCCCCATGCTGAAAAGCCGCCTGCTCCGTGATCCCTCTGAAATTGAGGCCGCAGTGGAACAGGTTCATCCGCCGGTTGTGATGAAGATCGTCTCGCAGGATATCCTTCACAAATCCGATGCCGGCGGCGTCCGTGTCGGACTCACTTCCCTGGAGGAGATCCGCCAAGCCTATGATGAGATTATTGCCAATGCAAAATGCTACAAGGCAGATGCCCGGATAGATGGAATCTTTATGGTGGAGATGGCCAGGCAGGGGGTAGAGGTGATACTCGGTGCCACCAAAGACCCGAGCTTCGGGCCGCTGTGTATGTTCGGACTGGGCGGTGTGTTTGTGGAGGTGATGAAGGATGTCACCTTCCGCCTCGCCCCCATGTGGGAGCTGAGTGCCGAGAATATGGTCCGGGGTATCAAGGGGTTTAAAATTCTCCAGGGCGTCCGCGGCAATCCGCCTTCGGACATTACAGCCATTAAAAACTGTATTCTGAGGCTGTCTCAGCTGGTTTCCGATCACCCGGAAATCGCGGAGATGGATATCAACCCGCTGATCGTTTACCCGGAAGGCCAGGGATGTGTGGTGGCGGACAGCCGCATCATTCTTGCCAGGCCCGCCGGAAAATAA
- the kdsB gene encoding 3-deoxy-manno-octulosonate cytidylyltransferase, producing MKIIVVIPARYGSTRFEGKPLALIAGKPMIRRVYEASKAAENINDVIVATDDTRILDAVEAFGGKGMITSRTNRSGTDRAGEVAERLGLAPDDIVINVQGDQPLLEPKCLEQVIQPFFSEPGAEMSTLAFRIINPEEITNPKHVKTVFDEQGNALYFSRSPIPFGREADVVFDTYKHLGIYAYTRQFLETYKALPEGRLEAIEKLEQLRVLEYGYRISVVVTEYNSPEVDLPEDIGIIEKLLEQRG from the coding sequence ATGAAGATTATCGTTGTGATTCCGGCCCGATATGGCTCGACCCGCTTTGAAGGAAAACCGTTGGCCCTGATCGCAGGCAAACCCATGATCCGGCGGGTTTATGAGGCCTCAAAGGCTGCGGAGAATATAAATGATGTCATTGTGGCAACAGATGACACCCGGATTCTGGATGCGGTGGAGGCATTCGGGGGAAAGGGAATGATCACATCCCGGACAAACCGGTCGGGGACAGACCGTGCCGGAGAGGTGGCGGAACGTCTGGGGCTGGCGCCGGATGATATTGTGATCAACGTGCAGGGAGATCAGCCCCTGCTGGAACCGAAATGCCTGGAACAGGTGATTCAGCCGTTTTTTTCCGAGCCGGGTGCGGAGATGAGTACGCTGGCATTCAGGATCATCAACCCGGAGGAGATCACCAACCCGAAACATGTCAAAACGGTTTTCGATGAGCAGGGCAATGCGCTCTATTTTTCGCGCTCCCCCATCCCCTTCGGACGCGAGGCCGACGTGGTGTTCGACACCTACAAGCATCTGGGAATTTACGCCTACACCCGGCAGTTTCTGGAGACATACAAAGCACTGCCCGAAGGCCGGCTGGAGGCGATTGAAAAGCTGGAGCAGCTCCGTGTACTGGAATATGGCTACCGGATCAGCGTCGTCGTCACCGAGTACAACTCGCCCGAAGTCGATTTGCCAGAAGATATCGGCATCATTGAAAAACTGCTTGAACAAAGAGGATAG
- the pgm gene encoding phosphoglucomutase (alpha-D-glucose-1,6-bisphosphate-dependent), translating to MAAHELAGKTAPKAMLINIPRLVSTYYTRQPDPSDPAQQVAFGTSGHRGSSLKNGFNEAHILATAQAVCDYRSSQGIDGPLFLGMDPHALSEPSHATALEVLAANGVRVMVHRGLKYTPTPVISHAILTHNRGRTAGLADGIVITPSHNPPEDGGFKYNPPHGGPADSGVTARIEERANALLRTGNREVRRMACEKALRADTTQEYDYITPYVNDLCNILDMDAIASAGIKIGVDPMGGAAVDFWEPVAEKYGLNLDVVDKTIDPAFGFMSVDRDGKIRMDCSSPWAMARLIHLKDRYDIAFGNDPDADRHGIVTRSAGLMNPNHYLAVAIFYLFRNRPGWKADAAVGKTLVSSAMIDRVARTLGRKLSEVPVGFKWFVDGLLDGSCGFGGEESAGASFLRKDGTVWTTDKDGIIMNLLGAEILATTGRDPGEHYRDLVKKFGEPVYERLQAPASPAQKAVLKKLSPEMITADTLAGEPILETLTHAPGNNAAIGGLKVGTENGWFAARPSGTEEIYKIYTESFKGRDHLAQIQEEAQAIVSGAFRSAGESATGASGR from the coding sequence ATGGCAGCACACGAACTGGCCGGAAAGACGGCCCCGAAAGCCATGTTAATCAATATCCCCAGGCTGGTCAGCACGTATTACACCCGGCAGCCGGATCCCTCAGACCCGGCGCAGCAGGTGGCATTCGGCACTTCCGGCCACCGGGGCTCTTCCCTGAAAAACGGCTTCAATGAGGCGCACATACTCGCCACCGCCCAGGCCGTATGCGATTACCGCAGCAGCCAGGGCATCGACGGCCCCCTGTTTCTGGGCATGGACCCCCACGCCCTGTCCGAGCCGAGCCACGCCACGGCCCTGGAGGTTCTGGCAGCCAACGGGGTCCGGGTGATGGTTCACCGGGGGCTGAAATACACGCCGACCCCGGTGATCTCCCACGCCATCCTCACCCATAACCGGGGCCGAACCGCCGGGCTGGCCGACGGCATTGTCATCACGCCGTCCCACAATCCGCCCGAAGACGGCGGCTTCAAATACAATCCTCCCCACGGCGGTCCCGCGGATAGCGGTGTCACGGCCCGGATCGAAGAGCGGGCCAATGCCCTGCTCAGAACAGGCAACCGGGAGGTCCGGCGGATGGCCTGTGAAAAAGCACTCCGCGCCGACACCACGCAGGAATACGACTATATCACGCCCTACGTGAACGATCTTTGCAACATTCTTGACATGGATGCCATTGCATCGGCGGGCATAAAGATCGGCGTGGACCCCATGGGGGGCGCTGCTGTGGATTTCTGGGAACCTGTGGCGGAAAAATACGGCCTGAATCTGGATGTGGTGGATAAAACCATTGACCCGGCCTTCGGGTTTATGAGCGTGGACAGGGACGGCAAAATCCGCATGGACTGCTCCTCGCCCTGGGCCATGGCCCGGCTCATCCATCTGAAAGACCGGTACGACATCGCCTTCGGTAACGATCCGGATGCGGACCGGCACGGCATTGTCACCCGGAGCGCGGGGCTGATGAACCCCAACCATTATCTCGCGGTCGCCATCTTCTACCTTTTCCGAAACCGGCCCGGCTGGAAGGCGGACGCAGCCGTGGGCAAGACCCTGGTGAGCAGCGCCATGATCGACCGGGTTGCCAGAACCCTGGGCCGGAAGCTTTCCGAAGTGCCGGTGGGTTTCAAGTGGTTTGTGGACGGACTCCTTGACGGCAGCTGCGGATTCGGAGGAGAGGAAAGTGCGGGCGCGTCTTTTCTGCGAAAGGACGGGACCGTCTGGACCACCGACAAGGACGGTATCATCATGAATCTGCTGGGTGCTGAAATCCTCGCCACAACCGGACGTGATCCGGGTGAACATTACCGGGATCTGGTGAAAAAATTCGGAGAACCGGTTTATGAGCGGCTTCAGGCCCCGGCCAGCCCGGCCCAGAAAGCCGTGCTGAAAAAGCTTTCGCCGGAGATGATTACCGCCGACACCCTGGCCGGAGAACCGATTCTGGAGACGCTCACCCATGCGCCCGGCAATAACGCCGCCATCGGCGGCCTGAAGGTGGGCACGGAAAACGGCTGGTTTGCGGCCCGGCCTTCGGGCACCGAGGAGATTTACAAAATCTACACAGAGAGTTTCAAAGGCCGGGACCATCTGGCGCAGATTCAGGAAGAGGCGCAGGCCATTGTATCCGGTGCGTTCCGGTCCGCCGGTGAGAGCGCAACCGGCGCTTCAGGCCGCTGA